A stretch of Desulfotalea psychrophila LSv54 DNA encodes these proteins:
- the recC gene encoding exodeoxyribonuclease V subunit gamma — protein sequence MLHLHISNHTEKLLEILAAIIKREGRANLFAREIFLIQSPGVERTVCQYLADEFKSWCNFDFLLPAGLLRKIASSLYVDLETDLFASQTTVWRLEALLRDIDEDIYLPLKKYVSGEVAELKRYQLAGQIAQLFDQYQLMRPSMLARWRLGQRVTEEDCEIWQMHLWQRLVEEFPAARHQGEILENIIETLEKEECQRRLPRRIFVFGLHTMAPLFLKFLQALSSRTEVHLFLLSPCREYWGEVGRGGDRLLSLEGIRDSGVDLSSYEEEEPQQLLASLGRQGRDFQQMLVASAGYSIDSALYQGLGAGSPPSLLHVLQGDILERGRLAVTAARDDSLRIVSCHSPLRELAVLKDHILDLLYKDASLQLRDIVVMAPDIQEYAPLIPALFADIQYSIADRATGQRNTVMAVFLDYLNLFSGRFGWSEVLDLLRSEHIYSQFSLGEGDFDLLQKWVTESGIRWGLSAEQRQELGLPPLELNTWLAGLQRLLLGFAMSADTMVEGVLAYSDIEGNSAQALGGLCEFLQVLQGGQELYTTPRLLHEWAELLQGDAERLFGGEENSAHQELQQILAGLGRGREYQGVLLYSQPIAFQVVMAWLQQASAQVGSSAGFLRGQLTFCSMLPMRSIPFRVICLLGLNEGKFPKQDKQATFDLLASKPELGDRSPRIDDRYQFLEALISVRDSLYLSYVGRSIKNNGEIPPSVVLCELLDLLECKFAIKPEDIVVEQPLHPFSSKYFEGRADLFSYNENCLTLAQKIYGGGGGEERPWWSGNLGRPQENIYLADMVSFYKNPQRWFVSRSLEIRLGASSDLPDDTETFSASGLDRYLLEQGLVEDLLAGREVADIYHGLAIEGRWPQGTPGSLLFKKLLTELDEFTNSIRQIDPGPIIQTLPIDQRIGPYRLLGKVALRQNGIFLHRYANRKGKDLLEAWLYHLVAGRERPDIITWLVCKDGVLKFSEQPSEEMLLLYLEHFAFGVNTLSSFQVEAAYAYSLHCQKKSKKTPMQVAEETLKGSVTKGYEPELALAISGGVEEFLAGEFERYCIELMLPIWEYADEL from the coding sequence ATGTTGCATCTTCATATATCTAACCACACCGAAAAGCTTCTCGAAATCTTAGCGGCCATTATTAAAAGAGAGGGCCGCGCCAATCTCTTTGCCAGAGAAATTTTTTTAATTCAGAGCCCGGGGGTGGAGAGGACTGTCTGTCAGTATCTGGCCGATGAGTTTAAGAGCTGGTGTAATTTTGATTTTCTCTTGCCTGCTGGTTTGTTGCGAAAAATAGCCTCAAGCCTCTATGTTGATCTTGAAACAGATCTCTTTGCCAGCCAGACGACCGTCTGGCGACTTGAGGCCCTGTTGCGGGATATTGATGAGGATATTTATCTGCCCTTGAAAAAATATGTAAGCGGCGAGGTGGCGGAGCTGAAAAGATATCAACTTGCCGGTCAGATAGCTCAGCTCTTTGATCAGTATCAGCTGATGCGTCCCAGCATGCTTGCCCGTTGGCGACTTGGCCAGAGGGTAACGGAGGAGGATTGCGAAATATGGCAGATGCATCTCTGGCAGAGACTGGTGGAGGAGTTCCCCGCTGCCCGGCATCAGGGAGAGATCTTAGAAAATATTATTGAAACATTGGAAAAAGAAGAGTGCCAACGTCGTCTGCCCAGGCGGATCTTTGTCTTTGGACTCCATACCATGGCCCCGCTCTTTTTAAAGTTCCTGCAGGCCCTGTCCTCCCGGACCGAGGTGCATCTCTTTCTCCTCTCCCCCTGCAGAGAATATTGGGGTGAGGTGGGGAGGGGAGGCGATCGTCTTCTCTCTCTGGAGGGCATAAGGGATTCGGGTGTCGATCTCTCTTCCTATGAGGAGGAAGAGCCTCAGCAGTTACTGGCCTCTCTTGGTCGGCAGGGCCGGGATTTTCAGCAGATGCTGGTGGCGTCCGCTGGTTATAGTATAGACTCTGCCCTCTATCAGGGCTTAGGTGCTGGCTCTCCCCCCTCTCTTCTCCACGTCCTACAGGGGGATATTTTAGAGAGGGGCAGACTGGCGGTTACGGCAGCAAGAGACGATTCCCTTCGCATTGTCTCCTGCCATTCGCCTCTGCGGGAACTTGCTGTGCTCAAGGATCATATTCTTGACCTGCTCTATAAGGATGCCAGCCTGCAGCTACGGGACATTGTGGTGATGGCCCCTGATATTCAGGAGTATGCCCCGCTCATTCCCGCCCTCTTCGCTGACATTCAGTACTCCATAGCCGATCGTGCCACGGGACAGCGCAATACGGTGATGGCTGTCTTTCTTGATTACCTCAACCTCTTCTCGGGAAGGTTCGGTTGGAGTGAGGTTCTTGATCTGCTTCGTTCGGAGCATATTTATTCCCAGTTTAGCCTTGGTGAGGGGGATTTTGATCTCCTGCAGAAGTGGGTGACAGAATCCGGTATTCGCTGGGGACTTTCAGCGGAGCAGAGGCAGGAGCTCGGCCTACCTCCCCTGGAGCTGAATACCTGGTTGGCTGGCTTGCAGAGGCTGCTCCTGGGCTTTGCCATGTCCGCCGATACCATGGTGGAGGGGGTTTTGGCCTACAGCGATATCGAGGGCAATAGTGCTCAGGCACTTGGCGGTCTTTGCGAATTTCTTCAGGTGTTACAGGGGGGACAAGAGCTCTATACCACTCCACGTCTTCTCCATGAGTGGGCAGAGTTGCTCCAGGGGGATGCGGAGCGTCTCTTTGGCGGTGAAGAAAATTCTGCCCATCAGGAACTACAGCAGATTCTGGCAGGGCTTGGCCGGGGCAGGGAGTATCAGGGCGTCCTTCTCTACAGTCAGCCCATTGCCTTTCAGGTGGTTATGGCCTGGCTCCAGCAGGCCTCTGCCCAGGTTGGTTCCAGTGCAGGCTTTCTCCGGGGGCAGTTGACCTTCTGTTCTATGTTGCCCATGCGCTCTATTCCCTTTCGGGTGATCTGCCTTTTGGGGCTTAACGAGGGTAAGTTTCCCAAACAGGATAAGCAGGCGACCTTTGATCTCCTCGCCAGCAAACCCGAGCTGGGTGATCGCTCGCCAAGAATTGACGATCGTTATCAGTTTCTTGAGGCCCTGATCTCCGTGCGTGACTCTCTCTATCTGAGTTATGTGGGGAGATCGATAAAAAATAATGGCGAGATTCCTCCCTCGGTTGTTCTCTGTGAACTGCTTGATCTGCTGGAGTGTAAATTTGCCATTAAGCCTGAGGATATTGTGGTTGAACAGCCCCTCCATCCCTTTAGTTCAAAATATTTTGAAGGGAGAGCTGACCTCTTTAGCTATAACGAGAACTGTCTTACCCTGGCCCAAAAGATCTATGGTGGTGGTGGCGGGGAGGAGCGTCCATGGTGGTCGGGGAACCTGGGACGACCTCAGGAGAACATCTACCTGGCCGATATGGTCTCTTTTTACAAGAACCCCCAACGTTGGTTTGTGAGCAGAAGTCTTGAGATTCGTCTGGGTGCCAGTTCGGATCTACCCGACGATACAGAGACCTTCTCTGCCTCGGGCCTTGATCGTTATCTGTTGGAACAGGGTTTGGTAGAGGATCTGCTGGCAGGTAGAGAGGTGGCAGATATCTATCATGGTCTGGCCATAGAGGGGCGCTGGCCCCAGGGGACTCCGGGGAGCCTCCTCTTTAAAAAACTCCTGACAGAGTTGGACGAATTTACCAACAGCATTCGTCAGATAGATCCCGGCCCGATTATCCAGACCCTTCCCATTGATCAGCGTATTGGCCCCTATCGTCTTTTGGGGAAGGTTGCCCTGCGCCAGAATGGGATTTTTCTCCATCGTTATGCCAATCGTAAGGGCAAAGATCTACTTGAGGCATGGTTATATCATCTGGTGGCGGGAAGGGAGCGACCGGATATTATCACCTGGCTGGTCTGTAAGGATGGGGTGCTGAAATTTTCAGAACAGCCGTCCGAGGAGATGCTCCTTCTCTATCTGGAGCACTTTGCCTTTGGTGTTAATACCCTCTCCTCCTTTCAAGTTGAGGCGGCCTATGCCTATAGTTTGCACTGTCAAAAGAAGAGTAAGAAGACACCGAT